In one Corallococcus sp. EGB genomic region, the following are encoded:
- a CDS encoding class I fructose-bisphosphate aldolase, producing the protein MPTMPGLGETARAIIANGMGILAADETVSTITKRLSAREIESTADSRRAYRELLFSTPGISEYIGGVILQDETIHQDSAAGIPLADLLVGRGIIPGIKVDAGVHPLAGAPGEFVTEGLDGLRERLKEYRELGARFAKWRAVFTLRDGRPSATCIHANAHALARYAALCQEQGLVPIVEPEVLMEGAHALARCEHVTGRVLQAVFTELFAARVTLEGMLLKPNMVTEGHDSARQASVAEVAEATLRVLTRHVPPAVPGIVFLSGGQDAVLATEHLNAINALAGPKPWTLSFSFGRALQDEALDAWRGQRAQVPAAQRAFHHRAWCDSAAALGRYSAAMEGEAGFAPADSTLHTHH; encoded by the coding sequence ATGCCGACGATGCCGGGGCTCGGCGAAACCGCGCGAGCCATCATTGCCAACGGAATGGGCATCCTGGCGGCGGACGAGACGGTCTCCACGATCACGAAGCGTCTGAGCGCGCGAGAGATCGAGTCGACTGCGGACAGCCGCCGCGCCTACCGGGAGCTGCTCTTCAGTACGCCCGGCATCTCCGAGTACATCGGCGGTGTCATCCTGCAGGACGAGACGATCCACCAGGACAGCGCGGCAGGCATCCCGCTGGCCGACCTGCTGGTGGGCCGCGGCATCATCCCCGGCATCAAGGTCGACGCCGGCGTCCACCCCCTGGCCGGCGCGCCGGGAGAGTTCGTCACGGAAGGCCTCGACGGGCTCCGCGAGCGGCTGAAGGAATACCGCGAGCTGGGGGCGCGCTTCGCCAAGTGGCGCGCGGTCTTCACCCTCCGCGATGGACGTCCCTCTGCGACGTGCATCCACGCGAACGCGCACGCGCTCGCGCGTTACGCCGCCCTCTGTCAGGAGCAGGGCCTGGTGCCCATCGTCGAGCCCGAGGTCCTGATGGAGGGAGCGCACGCGCTCGCGCGGTGTGAGCACGTGACGGGACGCGTGCTGCAAGCGGTCTTCACGGAGCTCTTCGCCGCGCGGGTGACCCTGGAAGGGATGTTGCTCAAGCCGAACATGGTCACCGAGGGCCATGACTCCGCGAGGCAGGCCTCGGTGGCGGAGGTAGCGGAGGCGACCTTGCGCGTCCTGACGCGCCACGTGCCGCCCGCGGTCCCCGGCATCGTCTTCCTGTCCGGCGGACAGGACGCGGTCCTGGCCACCGAGCACCTCAACGCCATCAATGCACTGGCAGGACCGAAGCCCTGGACGCTGAGCTTCTCCTTCGGGCGCGCGCTGCAGGACGAGGCGCTCGATGCGTGGCGGGGCCAGCGCGCGCAGGTTCCCGCTGCCCAGCGGGCGTTCCACCACCGCGCCTGGTGTGACAGCGCGGCGGCCCTGGGCAGGTACAGCGCGGCCATGGAGGGCGAAGCGGGTTTCGCTCCGGCCGACTCAACACTCCACACCCATCACTAA
- a CDS encoding DUF808 domain-containing protein, producing the protein MAGSSLIALIDDIATILDDVSILTKVAAKKTAGVLGDDLALNAEQVTGVNADRELPVVWAVAKGSLVNKAILVPAALAISALAPWLVTPLLMVGGAFLCFEGFEKLAHKFLHGHEEDTARQAELRKALEAPNVDRVALEKDKIKGAVRTDFILSAEIIAITLGTVATADFPTRLTVMVGVALIMTAGVYGIVAGIVKLDDAGLYLTRKGGGFARSLGAGILRAAPLLMKFLSVAGTAAMFLVGGGILVHGVSGLHHAEESFSAWAGKVPAVGSILGGLAPMLLNAAVGLGAGAVLVVLFTLGQKLFKGRGAKK; encoded by the coding sequence ATGGCAGGCAGCAGCCTGATTGCGCTCATCGACGACATCGCCACCATCCTGGATGACGTCTCCATCCTGACCAAGGTGGCGGCGAAGAAGACCGCGGGGGTGCTGGGAGACGACCTGGCGCTCAACGCGGAGCAGGTGACGGGCGTGAACGCGGACCGCGAGCTGCCCGTGGTGTGGGCGGTGGCGAAGGGCTCGCTCGTCAACAAGGCCATCCTGGTGCCGGCGGCGCTGGCCATCAGCGCGCTGGCGCCCTGGCTGGTGACGCCGCTCCTGATGGTGGGCGGCGCCTTCCTCTGCTTCGAGGGCTTCGAGAAGCTCGCGCACAAGTTCCTCCACGGCCATGAAGAGGACACGGCGCGCCAGGCCGAGCTGCGCAAGGCGCTGGAGGCCCCGAACGTGGACCGGGTGGCCCTGGAGAAGGACAAGATCAAGGGCGCGGTGCGCACGGACTTCATCCTCTCCGCGGAGATCATCGCCATCACGCTGGGCACGGTGGCGACGGCGGACTTCCCCACCCGCCTCACGGTGATGGTGGGCGTCGCGCTCATCATGACCGCGGGCGTGTACGGAATCGTGGCGGGCATCGTGAAGCTGGACGACGCGGGCCTGTACCTCACCCGCAAGGGCGGCGGCTTCGCGCGAAGCCTGGGCGCCGGCATCCTCCGCGCGGCACCGTTGCTGATGAAGTTCCTCTCCGTCGCGGGCACGGCGGCGATGTTCCTGGTGGGCGGCGGCATCCTCGTGCACGGCGTCTCCGGCCTGCACCACGCGGAGGAGTCCTTCTCCGCGTGGGCCGGGAAGGTCCCGGCCGTGGGCAGCATCCTGGGCGGGCTTGCCCCCATGCTGCTCAACGCCGCGGTGGGGCTGGGCGCCGGCGCCGTGCTGGTGGTGCTCTTCACCCTGGGCCAGAAGCTGTTCAAGGGCCGCGGCGCGAAGAAGTAG
- a CDS encoding Cof-type HAD-IIB family hydrolase, translating into MTIKLLIADVDGTLVTRDKVLTSRTREAVARLSAAGILFTLTSGRPPRGMSGLVAPLGLTAPLAAFNGGVYVKPDLTTVLAQRTLPPAIARHAVDFMLQAGLDVWVYQGADWFLRAPEAFRVARERSNIGFDPVVVANLHGVLDAAIKIVGVSEDTARVARCEAQLALRLGAEASAARSTAYYLDVTHPEANKGMVVREAARLLSLPLEQIAAIGDMANDLPMLNTAGLGIAMGNASAEVQRSARHVTRTNEEDGFAHAVDGFILGQPPLARTKLGLPPRARACLFGVEGVLTQTASLHARAWKQLCDYYLRQRARSSGQPFIPFDLVRDYSRCFDGRPSLEGIHAFLDDRGIELPESTVHALDDRKGGLLVELLRQERVETYEGAVRYVQAARAAGLRTAAVSASRHGEAMLRSAGIADLFDARLEATPPPELYLAAARALGVTSEEAVLFEDTPAGVAAAREAHFAYVIGVGRLGPSTGLRRHGADLEVTDPAALLGQDEALRSYAVSTFQG; encoded by the coding sequence ATGACCATCAAGTTGCTCATCGCGGACGTCGACGGGACCCTGGTGACGCGGGACAAGGTCCTCACCTCGCGAACCCGCGAGGCCGTGGCCCGGCTGAGCGCAGCCGGCATCCTGTTCACCCTCACGAGTGGGCGTCCGCCGCGTGGGATGTCCGGGCTGGTGGCCCCGCTGGGGCTCACCGCCCCCCTGGCCGCATTCAACGGCGGCGTGTACGTCAAGCCCGACCTCACGACGGTGCTGGCGCAGCGGACCCTGCCTCCCGCCATCGCCAGACACGCCGTGGACTTCATGCTCCAGGCGGGCCTGGATGTCTGGGTCTACCAGGGGGCGGACTGGTTCCTCCGCGCCCCCGAGGCCTTCCGCGTGGCTCGCGAGCGGAGCAACATCGGGTTCGACCCGGTCGTCGTCGCGAACCTGCACGGCGTGCTCGACGCCGCCATCAAGATCGTCGGGGTGAGCGAGGACACGGCGCGGGTCGCGCGCTGCGAGGCGCAGCTCGCCTTGCGGCTGGGCGCAGAGGCATCCGCGGCGCGCTCGACGGCCTACTACCTCGACGTCACGCACCCCGAGGCGAACAAGGGAATGGTCGTGCGCGAGGCCGCACGCCTCCTCTCGCTTCCCCTCGAGCAGATCGCGGCCATCGGGGACATGGCCAACGACCTGCCCATGCTGAACACCGCCGGCCTGGGCATCGCCATGGGCAACGCCAGCGCCGAGGTTCAACGGTCCGCACGCCACGTCACCCGCACCAACGAGGAGGACGGGTTCGCCCACGCGGTGGATGGCTTCATCCTGGGCCAGCCCCCCCTCGCGCGGACGAAGCTGGGGCTCCCGCCGCGAGCGCGTGCCTGCCTCTTCGGCGTGGAGGGCGTCCTCACCCAGACCGCCAGCCTCCATGCTAGGGCCTGGAAGCAACTGTGCGACTACTACCTGCGGCAGCGCGCGCGGTCCTCGGGGCAGCCCTTCATCCCCTTCGACCTGGTGCGCGACTACAGCCGCTGCTTCGATGGCAGGCCCTCCCTGGAAGGCATCCACGCGTTCCTCGACGACCGCGGCATCGAGCTGCCGGAGAGCACGGTCCACGCACTGGACGACCGCAAGGGAGGGCTCCTGGTGGAGCTGCTCCGGCAGGAGCGCGTGGAGACGTATGAGGGAGCGGTCCGCTACGTCCAGGCGGCGCGCGCCGCGGGACTCCGGACAGCGGCCGTCTCCGCGAGCAGGCACGGCGAGGCGATGCTCCGGTCGGCCGGCATCGCGGACCTCTTCGACGCGCGGCTCGAAGCCACGCCGCCCCCCGAGCTCTACCTCGCGGCGGCCCGGGCGCTCGGTGTCACCTCCGAAGAGGCGGTCCTCTTCGAGGACACGCCCGCTGGCGTCGCGGCGGCGCGAGAGGCCCACTTCGCCTATGTCATCGGCGTCGGCCGGCTGGGCCCGTCCACCGGGCTGCGCCGCCACGGCGCGGACCTCGAGGTGACGGACCCCGCCGCCCTCCTCGGGCAGGACGAAGCCCTACGGAGCTACGCTGTCAGTACTTTTCAGGGATGA
- a CDS encoding ADP-ribosylglycohydrolase family protein, which produces MSVSSPDARMARALVSLDGVSVGDAFGERFFGPHELVQPWVEQRLLPRAPWAYTDDTEMTLSLVQVLEDHGHVDPDALAHLFAKRYRRDKNRGYGGTAHDILWKLGLGLPWREVSSEVFEGQGSMGNGAAMRVAPLGAYFAGDLDRVVAEARASAQVTHMHPEGQAGAIAIAVAAAWACQWPQVRGSTTELFDTVLDCTPAGATRQGLEKARAWPRDTSPSAAARTLGSGQKVLSEDTVPFAVWCAARHLDSFEEALWCTVAGFGDRDTTCAMVGGIVALSAGRASIPAPWLSAREPLRRRV; this is translated from the coding sequence TGGGAGATGCCTTCGGCGAGCGCTTCTTTGGCCCGCACGAGCTCGTGCAGCCCTGGGTGGAGCAACGGCTGCTGCCGCGCGCCCCCTGGGCCTATACCGACGACACCGAGATGACGCTATCCCTGGTCCAGGTGCTGGAAGACCACGGCCACGTGGATCCGGATGCGCTCGCGCACCTCTTCGCGAAGCGCTACCGCCGCGACAAGAACCGCGGCTATGGCGGGACCGCACACGACATCCTGTGGAAGCTCGGGCTTGGCCTTCCCTGGCGTGAAGTGTCCTCGGAGGTCTTCGAAGGCCAGGGCTCCATGGGCAATGGAGCAGCCATGCGCGTGGCCCCCCTGGGTGCGTACTTCGCGGGAGACCTGGACCGGGTGGTGGCGGAAGCGCGCGCGTCGGCGCAGGTGACGCACATGCATCCGGAGGGACAGGCGGGCGCCATCGCCATCGCGGTCGCCGCCGCGTGGGCCTGCCAGTGGCCACAGGTGCGCGGATCCACGACGGAGCTCTTCGACACGGTGCTGGACTGCACGCCTGCCGGAGCCACGCGTCAGGGGCTGGAGAAGGCCCGGGCCTGGCCACGGGACACGAGCCCCTCTGCCGCGGCGCGCACACTGGGCAGCGGGCAGAAGGTCCTCTCCGAGGACACCGTGCCCTTCGCCGTGTGGTGCGCGGCCAGACACCTGGACTCCTTCGAGGAGGCCCTCTGGTGCACGGTGGCTGGCTTCGGAGACCGGGACACCACCTGCGCCATGGTGGGGGGAATCGTCGCCCTGAGCGCGGGGCGTGCCTCCATTCCGGCGCCCTGGCTCTCCGCCCGGGAGCCGCTGCGCAGACGGGTGTGA
- a CDS encoding DoxX family protein yields MGFLRPHAERIYALFRIAAGLMFMLHGMQKLFGLFGGMPAGAPPFIVYGAGTIEFLGGLLVALGLFAGPAAFISSGTMAFAFFMGHVIPNGGNLNPLLNKGELAALYCFAFFYISAHGSGIWSVDAARGGAPRV; encoded by the coding sequence ATGGGATTCCTGCGGCCCCACGCTGAACGCATCTACGCCCTGTTCCGCATCGCCGCGGGACTGATGTTCATGCTGCACGGCATGCAGAAGCTCTTCGGCCTGTTCGGCGGGATGCCCGCCGGGGCGCCGCCGTTCATCGTCTACGGCGCGGGGACCATCGAGTTCCTGGGCGGCCTGCTCGTGGCGCTCGGGCTGTTCGCCGGCCCGGCGGCGTTCATCTCGAGCGGCACCATGGCGTTCGCCTTCTTCATGGGGCACGTGATCCCCAACGGAGGCAACCTCAACCCCCTCCTGAACAAGGGCGAACTCGCGGCGCTCTACTGCTTCGCCTTCTTCTACATCTCCGCCCACGGCTCCGGCATCTGGAGCGTTGACGCGGCTCGTGGGGGCGCACCCCGAGTGTGA
- a CDS encoding phosphoketolase, whose protein sequence is MAHPEGTEASEYGPPVSAREHGPGPSAPGRERTRGGGPLTAREVELMNAYWRACNYLSVGMIYLQDNPLLRRPLMPKDVKYRLLGHWGASPALSFIWVHLNRLIVEQNLDVIFVAGPGHGAPGVLGPAYLEGTYSEVYPDKSQDADGMRKFFKQFSFPGHIGSHVTPETPGSIHEGGELGYSLSHAYGMAFDNPDLIVACVVGDGEAETGPLATAWHSNKFLNPVRDGAVLPILNLNGYKIANPTILSRISQEELEALFVGYGYKPYIVEGSDPAQMHQKMAETLERAVEEIRGLQKKARLSDTPTRPRWPMIILRTPKGWTGPKELDGHRLEGSWRSHQVPFGDVRDNPAHLKALEDWMRSYRPEELFDAEGRLMPELRSLAPKGPHRMSANPHANGGLLRKALRMPDFREYAVKVGSRGTTLHENTKPLGEFLRDIMRDNPTSFRVFGPDETASNRLQALYEVTGKTWMAALLPEDADGGHLERDGRVMEMLSEHTLLGWLEGYLLTGRHGLFHTYEAFAHVVDSMFNQHAKWLDISKNHVKWRAPVSSENILLSSTVWRQDHNGFSHQDPGFIDLVTNKSGSVTRIYLPPDANTLLVVADQCLRSTDCVNVIVADKQKHLQFTNIDEAVAHCAKGIGIWKRASTDEDAEPDVIMACCGDVATQEALAAASILRARAPQLKLRFINVVDLFKLQSSAEHPHGSTQRELESLFPPGKPIIFSFHGYASLIHKLAYRYINHEDLHVHGYREKGNINTPFELAILNDTSRFHLVIDVIDRVPGLQVKAGHLKEEMKNAILDSLAYAHEHGRDRPEISDWTWPD, encoded by the coding sequence ATGGCACACCCCGAAGGAACGGAAGCGTCGGAGTATGGGCCACCGGTGTCCGCCAGGGAGCATGGCCCAGGGCCCTCTGCTCCAGGCCGGGAGCGGACCCGGGGCGGAGGACCGCTTACCGCCAGGGAAGTGGAGTTGATGAACGCGTACTGGCGGGCGTGCAACTACCTGTCGGTGGGGATGATCTACCTCCAGGACAACCCGCTCCTGCGCAGGCCCCTGATGCCGAAGGACGTGAAGTACCGGCTGCTCGGCCACTGGGGCGCGAGCCCGGCGCTCTCGTTCATCTGGGTCCACCTGAACCGGCTCATCGTCGAGCAGAACCTCGACGTCATCTTCGTGGCCGGGCCGGGCCACGGCGCCCCGGGCGTGCTCGGGCCAGCGTACCTGGAGGGGACCTACTCGGAGGTCTATCCAGACAAGAGCCAGGACGCGGACGGGATGCGGAAGTTCTTCAAGCAGTTCTCCTTCCCCGGGCACATCGGCAGCCACGTCACTCCGGAGACGCCAGGCTCCATCCACGAAGGCGGCGAGCTGGGCTACAGCCTCTCCCACGCCTACGGCATGGCCTTCGACAATCCCGACCTCATCGTCGCGTGTGTCGTGGGTGACGGCGAAGCGGAGACCGGACCGCTCGCGACGGCCTGGCACTCGAACAAGTTCCTCAACCCCGTGCGGGACGGCGCCGTGCTGCCCATCCTGAACCTCAACGGGTACAAGATCGCCAACCCCACCATCCTCTCCCGCATCAGCCAGGAGGAGCTGGAGGCCCTGTTCGTCGGCTATGGCTACAAGCCCTACATCGTCGAGGGCAGCGACCCGGCGCAGATGCACCAGAAGATGGCGGAGACCCTGGAGCGCGCCGTCGAGGAGATCCGCGGCCTGCAGAAGAAGGCCCGGCTGTCGGACACCCCGACGCGTCCGCGCTGGCCCATGATCATCCTGCGCACGCCCAAGGGCTGGACCGGCCCGAAGGAGCTGGACGGGCACCGGCTGGAGGGCTCCTGGCGCTCCCACCAGGTCCCCTTCGGCGACGTGCGCGACAACCCGGCGCACCTGAAGGCGCTCGAGGACTGGATGCGCAGCTACCGGCCCGAGGAGCTGTTCGACGCGGAGGGACGGCTGATGCCGGAGCTCCGGTCGCTCGCACCCAAGGGGCCCCATCGGATGAGCGCGAACCCCCACGCCAACGGCGGCCTGCTCCGCAAGGCGCTCAGGATGCCTGACTTCCGCGAGTACGCGGTCAAGGTCGGCTCGCGCGGCACCACGCTGCATGAGAACACGAAGCCGCTCGGCGAGTTCCTGCGGGACATCATGCGAGACAACCCGACGAGCTTCCGCGTCTTCGGCCCGGACGAGACCGCCTCCAACCGGCTCCAGGCCCTCTACGAGGTGACCGGGAAGACCTGGATGGCCGCCCTGCTGCCGGAGGACGCGGATGGGGGGCACCTCGAGCGGGACGGCCGCGTCATGGAGATGCTGTCGGAGCACACGCTGTTGGGCTGGCTGGAAGGGTACCTGCTCACGGGACGCCACGGCCTCTTCCACACGTACGAGGCGTTCGCCCACGTCGTCGACTCCATGTTCAACCAGCACGCCAAGTGGTTGGACATCAGCAAGAACCACGTGAAATGGCGGGCTCCCGTCTCCTCGGAGAACATCCTCCTCTCCTCGACGGTGTGGCGTCAGGACCACAACGGGTTCTCACATCAGGACCCGGGCTTCATCGACCTGGTGACGAACAAGTCCGGCTCGGTCACGCGCATCTACCTGCCGCCGGACGCCAACACGCTGCTGGTGGTGGCGGACCAGTGCCTGCGCAGCACCGACTGCGTCAACGTCATCGTCGCGGACAAGCAGAAGCACCTCCAGTTCACCAACATCGACGAGGCCGTCGCCCACTGCGCCAAGGGGATTGGCATCTGGAAGCGGGCCAGCACGGACGAGGACGCGGAGCCGGATGTCATCATGGCCTGCTGCGGCGACGTCGCGACACAGGAGGCCCTGGCAGCCGCCTCCATCCTGCGTGCGCGCGCACCCCAGCTGAAGCTGCGCTTCATCAACGTCGTCGACCTGTTCAAGCTGCAGTCATCGGCGGAGCATCCGCACGGGTCCACCCAGCGCGAGCTGGAGAGCTTGTTCCCGCCGGGCAAGCCCATCATCTTCAGCTTCCACGGCTATGCCTCGCTCATCCACAAGCTGGCCTATCGCTACATCAACCACGAGGACCTGCACGTGCATGGCTACCGGGAGAAGGGCAACATCAACACGCCCTTCGAGCTGGCGATCCTCAACGACACGTCCCGCTTCCACCTGGTCATCGACGTCATCGATCGCGTGCCGGGGCTGCAGGTGAAGGCGGGGCACCTGAAGGAGGAGATGAAGAACGCCATCCTCGACAGCCTGGCCTACGCGCATGAGCACGGCCGGGACCGCCCTGAGATCTCGGACTGGACCTGGCCGGATTGA
- a CDS encoding Gfo/Idh/MocA family protein, producing the protein MSAFPTALPSVEAIPLRGGPTLRWGVLAPGRIAGGFVWALHRHTDQRVHAVASRAPERAGRFAAQYGIPCVHASYEQLVADPHVDIVYVASPHSEHKRQALLAIAAGKHVLVEKPLALDAGEARDIARAARAAGVFAMEALWSRFLPQTLLIERLLQDGVLGDIQLVSADFGGRFDFDPEGRVFNPALGGGALLDIGIYPIWFAHFVLGPPPHVHATGSLAPTGVEGQAALVLTYPTGAQALLHTTLFAETPQEAVVAGTHARLQLESRFFTPTGFTLKAARSDQRLHWTDPSGIHGSEGLAWQAAAVARHIAEGHTESPLHPLARSIALLETIDAARSQLGVGMALKARVL; encoded by the coding sequence GTGAGCGCCTTCCCCACCGCCCTCCCCTCCGTCGAAGCCATTCCCTTGCGCGGAGGACCCACGCTGCGCTGGGGCGTGCTTGCTCCGGGGCGGATCGCCGGGGGCTTCGTCTGGGCCCTGCACCGGCACACCGACCAGCGCGTCCACGCGGTCGCCTCGCGGGCTCCCGAGCGCGCCGGGCGCTTCGCCGCGCAGTACGGCATCCCGTGCGTCCACGCGTCGTACGAGCAGCTCGTCGCCGATCCCCACGTCGACATCGTCTACGTGGCGTCACCTCACAGTGAGCACAAGCGCCAGGCCCTGCTCGCCATCGCCGCTGGCAAGCACGTCCTCGTGGAGAAGCCTCTCGCGCTCGACGCTGGCGAGGCCCGGGACATCGCGCGGGCGGCTCGTGCCGCGGGCGTCTTCGCCATGGAGGCCCTGTGGTCTCGCTTCCTTCCGCAAACCCTGCTCATTGAACGCCTCCTGCAGGACGGCGTGCTCGGAGACATCCAGCTGGTCTCGGCGGACTTCGGCGGCCGCTTCGACTTCGACCCCGAAGGCCGCGTCTTCAACCCCGCGCTTGGCGGGGGCGCCCTGCTCGACATCGGCATCTATCCCATCTGGTTCGCGCACTTCGTGCTCGGCCCTCCGCCTCATGTGCATGCCACGGGGTCCCTTGCGCCCACCGGCGTGGAGGGACAGGCGGCCCTCGTCCTCACCTACCCCACCGGTGCCCAGGCGCTGCTGCACACCACCCTCTTCGCGGAGACGCCCCAGGAGGCCGTCGTCGCCGGGACGCACGCGCGCCTCCAGCTCGAGTCGCGCTTCTTCACCCCCACTGGCTTCACGCTGAAGGCCGCGCGGTCGGATCAGCGGCTGCACTGGACCGACCCGTCCGGCATCCACGGCAGCGAAGGCCTCGCGTGGCAGGCGGCCGCCGTCGCGCGGCACATCGCCGAGGGACACACCGAGTCCCCCCTGCATCCACTCGCACGGAGCATCGCGTTGCTCGAAACCATCGACGCGGCGCGAAGCCAGCTGGGCGTGGGCATGGCGCTCAAGGCCCGCGTCCTGTGA
- a CDS encoding PQQ-dependent sugar dehydrogenase: MHVHPPPAAVRRAGLAFIFLAAVACGEKPESSPELQAQIAAVTAGSRLIGVQSGRCLDVAQNSQTPGQELHIYDCHGQVNQRFLFTPEGELRAFGGAWCVQPATSTSGAKAVIATCDGTANQRWVRNSSGAVVHTATALCLDVSGQATANSSPVIVWTCNGQTNQQWSLPPDSQPPTVPTGLTLSNVTCNTATLSWSPSTDNEGVAFYDIYHDGQLMKSVSGAVVSTALTVIPGATWGLYVNARDAAGNVSQGSASVSITPPPCQADTQAPTVPTGVTATASGTSVTVGWTASTDNVGVSAYDVFRGGVKIGTVSGSPPGTTFVDSGLSPNTAYAYAVLARDAQGNASAKSASVTVTTGQACANAVCSVTQVATDTDIPWGLLNLPDGTVLYSRRDAQNIVRLDPATGQKTSVGTVPNVQSTDGEGGLMGLALSPTFSTDPWLYVMHTSPTDNRIVRLRYENGALNTASLQVLVQGIGRNKFHNGGRLRFGLDGKLYASTGDAQNGAYAQDINNLAGKVLRINADGTVPSDNPFGNFVWSYGHRNPQGLAFDSQGRLWEQEFGNSVMDETNLIQKGGNYGWPDCEGTVSQGGSGCATPGFIAPKQTYSTADGSCSGITVVRDVLYVACGRGSRLYREVISGSNLTNVQQFFVGTYGRLRTVEPTPDGNLWLTTTNQGDKDSIPDNSNERIFRVELGQ, translated from the coding sequence ATGCACGTGCATCCCCCTCCCGCCGCCGTTCGCCGCGCGGGGCTGGCCTTCATCTTCCTCGCCGCCGTGGCCTGTGGGGAGAAGCCGGAGAGCAGCCCCGAGCTCCAGGCCCAGATCGCGGCGGTGACCGCCGGCTCGCGGCTCATCGGTGTGCAGTCCGGCCGCTGCCTCGACGTGGCGCAGAACAGCCAGACGCCGGGACAGGAGCTCCACATCTATGACTGCCACGGCCAGGTGAACCAGCGGTTCCTGTTCACGCCGGAAGGCGAGCTGCGCGCATTCGGCGGCGCGTGGTGCGTCCAGCCCGCGACCTCCACCTCCGGGGCGAAGGCCGTCATCGCCACCTGCGATGGGACGGCGAACCAGCGGTGGGTCCGCAACTCCAGCGGCGCGGTGGTCCACACGGCGACCGCGCTGTGCCTCGACGTGTCCGGGCAGGCCACCGCCAACAGCTCGCCGGTCATCGTCTGGACCTGCAATGGCCAGACGAACCAGCAGTGGTCGCTGCCGCCGGACAGCCAGCCTCCCACCGTGCCCACGGGGCTGACGCTGTCCAACGTGACGTGCAACACGGCCACGCTGTCGTGGTCGCCGTCCACGGACAACGAAGGCGTGGCCTTCTATGACATCTACCACGACGGCCAGCTGATGAAGTCCGTCTCCGGCGCCGTCGTGTCCACCGCGCTGACGGTGATCCCCGGCGCGACCTGGGGCCTGTATGTGAATGCGCGGGACGCGGCGGGCAATGTCTCCCAGGGCAGCGCCTCGGTCTCCATCACCCCGCCGCCGTGCCAGGCGGACACCCAGGCTCCCACCGTTCCAACCGGCGTTACCGCCACCGCGTCGGGCACCAGCGTGACGGTGGGCTGGACCGCGTCCACCGACAACGTGGGCGTGAGCGCGTATGACGTGTTCCGGGGCGGCGTGAAGATTGGCACGGTGTCCGGCTCGCCGCCGGGGACGACCTTCGTCGACAGCGGCCTGTCTCCGAACACGGCCTATGCCTACGCCGTGCTCGCCCGCGACGCCCAGGGCAATGCCTCCGCGAAGAGCGCGTCCGTGACGGTCACCACCGGACAGGCCTGCGCGAACGCCGTCTGCTCCGTCACCCAGGTGGCCACCGACACGGACATCCCGTGGGGACTGCTGAACCTGCCGGACGGCACGGTGCTCTACAGCCGCCGCGACGCGCAGAACATCGTCCGCCTGGACCCGGCGACGGGACAGAAGACGTCCGTGGGCACCGTCCCCAACGTGCAGAGCACGGACGGCGAGGGCGGGCTGATGGGGCTGGCGCTCTCCCCCACCTTCTCCACCGACCCCTGGCTGTACGTGATGCACACCTCCCCCACCGACAACCGCATCGTGCGGCTGCGGTATGAGAATGGCGCCCTGAACACCGCCTCGCTCCAGGTGCTGGTCCAGGGCATTGGCCGCAACAAGTTCCACAATGGCGGGCGCCTGCGCTTTGGCCTGGACGGCAAGCTCTACGCGTCCACCGGCGACGCCCAGAACGGCGCGTACGCCCAGGACATCAACAACCTGGCCGGCAAGGTGCTGCGCATCAACGCGGACGGCACCGTCCCTTCCGACAACCCCTTCGGCAACTTTGTGTGGAGCTACGGCCACCGCAACCCGCAGGGGCTGGCGTTCGACTCGCAGGGCCGCCTGTGGGAGCAGGAGTTCGGCAACTCCGTGATGGACGAGACCAACCTCATCCAGAAGGGCGGCAACTACGGCTGGCCGGACTGCGAGGGCACGGTGTCACAGGGCGGCTCGGGCTGCGCGACGCCCGGCTTCATCGCCCCGAAGCAGACCTACTCCACGGCGGACGGCTCCTGCTCCGGCATCACGGTGGTGCGTGACGTCCTCTACGTGGCCTGCGGCCGTGGCTCCCGCCTCTACCGCGAGGTCATCAGTGGCTCCAACCTGACCAACGTGCAGCAGTTCTTCGTCGGCACCTACGGCCGCCTGCGCACCGTCGAGCCGACGCCGGACGGCAACCTGTGGCTGACCACCACCAACCAGGGTGACAAGGACAGCATCCCCGACAACAGCAACGAGCGGATCTTCCGCGTCGAGCTGGGGCAGTAG